The DNA sequence CTACGGCGTCTGGAGCCAAGGCGGCGCGCCCGTGATCAGCGGCACGACCTACATGATCGGGATGGGCGGCAACGGCGGTTCCGGCGGCACGCCCAACGGTCCGACCGGCCCCACGGGCGCCACCGGCAACACGAACTAGCGGCGAGCGCCAAGCTCGTGACGAGGGGAGAGCCGGCGGGAGACCGCCGGCTCTCTTCATATTGATGGGTGCGGTCGTCGATATGATGGAGGAGGCTTCGAGCCCGATCACATCAACACCTTGTAAAATCACCAGTTACGACCGCCATGACGTGCGGCATGTCGATTGCAGTTGCCGGGACTGGATCGACCTCGGCAACACCGCATGAATGGGAGCGTGTCATGAATGGACTCAGGAGATTCTCAAGGATCACCATGAAGGCCGGCGCTGTCGGCGCCTGCATGCTGATCTTCGCCGGTGACGCGGTGGGCGCGGTCCCGGCCGTCGAGCCGCAGCTCCATGTGGTCGGCGCGGACGAGATCCTGGTCAGGATCGATCAGCAGAGCGACCAGGCCGACGCCGACCGGGAGGCGATCCAGGCCTTGCTGCAGCGCGAGGACGTGCGCCGCATCGCCGGGGCCGCCGGTCTGGACCTCGAGCGCGCCAGCGCCGCGGCGTCGGTCCTCTCGGGTGAGGCGCTGGCGACGCTGGCTGCGCAGGCCAGCAGCGTCGACGAGGGACTTGCGGGAGGAGAGGGCAACGTCGTCATCTCGACGACCGCGATCATCATCATCCTGCTGATCCTCATCCTTCTGGTCAACTGAACCGGCGGGCCGTGAACTCGTGGCGTGCAGCCGGCTTCTGCGTCGCGGCGGCGGCTCTGTTCCGGTTCGCACCGGCGGCGGCCGCGCCGCCGGCCGCCACACCACCGGACGCCCGAGGAAGCGCACCGCAGACGGTGCGATTCCTGGACGTCCCCTACGTGCCGCAGAGCGGAGCGCTCTGCGGCGGGGCCGCCCTCGCCATGGTCCTGCGCTATTGGGGGAAGACCGGCGTCTTGGCCGAGGACTTCGCCGCTCTGGCGGAACCAGGCCAGGCCGGTCTGCTCACGGCCACCCTCGTGAAGGCCGTCGAAGACGAGGGCTGGACCGCGCTGCCCTTGGCGGGAAATCGGGCCGGGATCGCGGAGCAACTGGCCCGGGGCAGGCCGATCATCGCCCTGCTGCGAGCCGGCGCCGACTCCTATCACTACGTGGTGCTCGTGGCCTGGACCGACGGCTGGGTGGTCGTCCACGATCCCGTCGTGGGGCCGTTCCGGGCCCTGCGCGAAGCGGAGTTCGCCACCGCCTGGTCCGGAAGCGGCGACTGGGCGCTCCTGATCCTCCCACCACAGCAGAGCGGGGAGCAAACCGCGCCGGAGGTCCCGGCGGCGGCGCTGCCGGCACACATCGCTCCCGCGGGGTGCGATTCCCTGATGGCTGCGGGTGTCCTGCTGGCCCGGGAAGGTGATGCCGCGGGGGCGGAGCACGAGTTCCTCGCCGCCCAGGCGCTCTGTCCCGGATCCGCGGCGCCGCTGCGGGAGCGCGCGGGCCTGCGGTTCCGTGCCGACGACTGGCCGGTAGCGAGCCGGCTGGCGCAGCGTGCCCTGGCGCTCGATGCGGGCGATGCCCACGCCCGGCGCCTGCTGGCCGGCAGCCGGTTCCTGCTCGGGGATGTGGAGGGCGCGCTGCGTGCCTGGAACCACCTGTCCGAACCGCGGACCGACCTGGCGCGCATCGACGGCCTGGCGCGCACGCGCTACGCCGTCGTGGCCGTCCAACTCGACCTGCCGCCGGGCCGGATGCTCACGCCGGAAGCCTACCGTCGAGCGAGCCGGCGCCTGGAGGAATTGCCGGCCCAAGCGGATTTCCGGTTGAGCCTGAAACCCCTGCCCGCCGGGATCACCCAGCCGAACGTGACCGTGCTGGAGCGGCCACTCGCGTTCGGGGGCCGGTGGGACGTCGCGAGTGCGGGTCTCGACGCCGTGCTCGGGCACGGGGTCGACGTCGGCGTGGCGAGCCCCATGGGGCAAGGGGAGCTGTGGTCCGTCGGATGGGACTGGTGGCGGGAGCGCCCGCGCGTCTCGTTGGCGCTGACGGTGCCGGCCGTCGGCGGGCGGCCCGGCATCTGGCGCGTGGAAGGATTCTGGGAACGCCAGGCCTATGCGCCCGCGCTCGTGCCGGCCGCTTTCGTGTCATCCGTGAGCGGCGCGGTCCGCAGCGTGTCGGTTCGCGAGGAGCGCCGGCGCACGGGCCTGTCCTTCGCCGATTGGGTCGGCCCGGACCTGCGCCTCGAAATCGGTGCGGCGCTGGATGAGTGGGATGATCGTGGAGCCCACGCGTCGCTCGCGATGAGCGTGGGAACGCGGTGGGCGGGCGACCGCCTGGCGCTGACGGCGGCACTGGCGCGGTGGGCGAGCCTC is a window from the bacterium genome containing:
- a CDS encoding PA2779 family protein, with amino-acid sequence MKAGAVGACMLIFAGDAVGAVPAVEPQLHVVGADEILVRIDQQSDQADADREAIQALLQREDVRRIAGAAGLDLERASAAASVLSGEALATLAAQASSVDEGLAGGEGNVVISTTAIIIILLILILLVN
- a CDS encoding cysteine peptidase family C39 domain-containing protein yields the protein MRFLDVPYVPQSGALCGGAALAMVLRYWGKTGVLAEDFAALAEPGQAGLLTATLVKAVEDEGWTALPLAGNRAGIAEQLARGRPIIALLRAGADSYHYVVLVAWTDGWVVVHDPVVGPFRALREAEFATAWSGSGDWALLILPPQQSGEQTAPEVPAAALPAHIAPAGCDSLMAAGVLLAREGDAAGAEHEFLAAQALCPGSAAPLRERAGLRFRADDWPVASRLAQRALALDAGDAHARRLLAGSRFLLGDVEGALRAWNHLSEPRTDLARIDGLARTRYAVVAVQLDLPPGRMLTPEAYRRASRRLEELPAQADFRLSLKPLPAGITQPNVTVLERPLAFGGRWDVASAGLDAVLGHGVDVGVASPMGQGELWSVGWDWWRERPRVSLALTVPAVGGRPGIWRVEGFWERQAYAPALVPAAFVSSVSGAVRSVSVREERRRTGLSFADWVGPDLRLEIGAALDEWDDRGAHASLAMSVGTRWAGDRLALTAALARWASLGSGAPFGNGSLSLGWDARGSQASAAWRGSLGVSRATAGAPLALWSGAGTGYGRAPLLRAHPLLDGGVVRGPVFGRALAQATIERQAWLWRPGPVQFGWAVFVDMAKPWETGPVGRVPWQVDGGAGLRVKVPGRRGQLRVDAARGFTDGNSAVSAGWLYP